The following proteins come from a genomic window of Paucimonas lemoignei:
- a CDS encoding glycoside hydrolase family protein — translation MAARIEDYALLGNCKTAALVSIDGSLDWLCFPRFDSPACFAALLGDSDNGRWKVAPVAQSVKTERRYREGTLILETLFETDTGRAMLIDFMPVGLGSQVVRIVVGLEGRVSFDMDLAIRFDYGSSVPWVENHSGHLLTAVAGPDMLVLRTPEPLQAHDHHTGSHFHIDAGEREAFVLSHQPSNEPVQEGIDPEQALRDTERFWLEFSDRCPDVGPWTEQVKRSLITLKAMTYQPTGGIVAAVTTSLPEQLGGERNWDYRYCWLRDATMTLLAFMNLGYFEEAAAWREWLMRAVAGNPEQIQIMYGLGGERRLPEFELPWLSGYEGSRPVRIGNGAATQMQLDVYGEVADAMIQALKGGLPRPPRSIEISKVIMPFLETVWHLPDRGIWEIRSEPRHFTHSKVMTWVAFDRNAKLIAQTAQSDEERALARHYREVADQIHADVCQHGYDAELGSFTQTYGAPALDASLLQIALTGFLPADDPRVVGTVAAIERSLIEDGLLLRYDTDHSTDGVAGREGTFLVCSFWLADVYVLMGREEDAAALFDRLCGLCNDLGLLAEQYDTHGKRMLGNFPQAFSHIGIINTALNLHRVVCPVKARAAAEVDAVQ, via the coding sequence CTGCACGGATTGAAGACTACGCACTGCTCGGCAACTGCAAAACGGCCGCCCTGGTCTCAATAGATGGCTCGCTGGACTGGTTGTGTTTCCCGCGCTTCGATTCCCCGGCCTGTTTTGCGGCGCTGCTGGGTGACAGCGACAACGGCCGCTGGAAAGTCGCGCCTGTGGCCCAGTCGGTGAAAACCGAGCGGCGTTACCGCGAAGGCACGTTGATTCTGGAAACCCTGTTTGAAACAGACACCGGGCGCGCGATGCTCATCGACTTCATGCCGGTGGGCCTGGGCAGTCAGGTGGTGCGGATCGTCGTCGGCCTGGAAGGACGGGTGTCTTTCGACATGGACCTGGCCATTCGCTTCGACTACGGCAGCAGTGTGCCGTGGGTGGAAAATCACAGCGGTCACTTGCTGACCGCTGTCGCAGGGCCTGACATGCTGGTGCTGCGCACACCAGAGCCGTTGCAGGCTCATGATCACCACACCGGCAGCCATTTCCATATTGATGCGGGCGAGCGTGAAGCTTTTGTGCTCAGCCATCAGCCCTCCAATGAACCGGTCCAGGAGGGCATCGACCCGGAGCAGGCACTGCGGGACACCGAGCGGTTCTGGCTGGAATTCTCTGATCGCTGCCCCGATGTCGGGCCGTGGACCGAGCAGGTCAAACGCTCGTTGATCACCCTGAAAGCCATGACTTACCAGCCCACGGGAGGCATCGTCGCGGCTGTCACGACCTCGCTACCCGAGCAGTTGGGGGGTGAACGAAACTGGGACTACCGCTATTGCTGGTTACGCGATGCCACCATGACCTTGCTGGCGTTCATGAACCTGGGCTATTTCGAAGAAGCGGCTGCCTGGCGCGAATGGCTGATGCGTGCAGTGGCTGGTAATCCCGAGCAGATCCAGATCATGTACGGCCTGGGCGGTGAGCGCCGGTTGCCTGAATTCGAGTTGCCCTGGCTCAGCGGTTATGAGGGTTCGCGCCCGGTTCGTATCGGCAACGGCGCTGCCACGCAGATGCAGCTGGATGTCTACGGTGAAGTGGCCGATGCGATGATTCAGGCCCTCAAAGGGGGATTGCCACGTCCGCCGCGCAGTATCGAAATCTCCAAGGTCATCATGCCGTTCCTGGAAACGGTCTGGCACCTTCCAGACCGCGGAATCTGGGAGATTCGCTCGGAACCGCGCCACTTTACCCATTCGAAAGTCATGACCTGGGTCGCGTTTGATCGCAACGCCAAGCTGATCGCCCAGACCGCACAAAGCGATGAGGAGCGAGCGCTGGCCCGGCATTATCGTGAGGTTGCCGATCAGATTCACGCCGACGTATGCCAGCACGGTTACGATGCCGAGCTGGGCAGCTTCACCCAGACTTATGGCGCCCCGGCGCTGGATGCCAGCTTGCTGCAGATCGCGTTGACCGGATTTCTGCCGGCCGATGACCCCCGGGTGGTTGGCACGGTCGCCGCCATCGAGCGCAGCCTGATCGAAGACGGCTTGCTATTGCGCTACGACACGGATCACAGCACCGATGGGGTTGCTGGTCGTGAAGGGACTTTTCTGGTCTGTTCGTTCTGGTTGGCGGACGTGTACGTGCTGATGGGCCGGGAAGAGGACGCCGCTGCGCTGTTCGATCGCCTGTGCGGGCTATGCAATGACCTGGGCTTGCTCGCCGAGCAATACGACACCCATGGCAAACGCATGTTGGGTAATTTCCCTCAGGCTTTCAGCCACATCGGGATCATCAACACTGCACTCAATCTGCATCGAGTGGTTTGCCCCGTGAAAGCCCGGGCGGCCGCTGAGGTTGATGCTGTGCAGTAA
- the alkB gene encoding alkylated DNA repair protein AlkB, with protein MKRESTTPVTLDLFADAPTPPASTEQIGQHAFVLRGFALPRIEDLLLALESVLQRAPFRHMVTPGGFTMSAALSSCGSYGWMTDRKGYRYTPTDPQTGLPWPAIPEVFMELARTAASASGFPGFMPDACLINRYVPGAKMSMHQDKDEQQLQWPVVSVSLGLPAVFLFGGFARQDKAQRINLLHGDVVVWGGEDRLRFHGVLPIKPGYQPQLGEQRINFTFRKAM; from the coding sequence ATGAAACGAGAAAGCACCACTCCCGTCACGCTGGATCTGTTCGCCGACGCACCGACCCCGCCGGCGTCGACGGAACAGATCGGCCAGCACGCCTTCGTGCTGCGCGGCTTCGCTCTGCCCCGGATCGAGGACCTGCTGCTGGCCCTTGAATCCGTGCTGCAGCGGGCGCCGTTCCGGCACATGGTGACCCCAGGCGGTTTCACCATGTCAGCCGCACTCAGCAGTTGCGGCAGTTACGGCTGGATGACCGATCGCAAAGGCTATCGCTACACGCCCACTGATCCGCAAACCGGCCTGCCCTGGCCAGCCATCCCTGAGGTATTCATGGAGCTGGCCCGGACGGCGGCTTCGGCGAGTGGCTTTCCAGGCTTCATGCCGGATGCATGCCTGATCAACCGATATGTACCCGGCGCGAAGATGTCCATGCATCAGGACAAAGACGAACAGCAGTTGCAGTGGCCGGTCGTTTCAGTCTCGCTGGGGTTGCCAGCGGTTTTTCTGTTTGGCGGCTTCGCACGCCAAGACAAAGCCCAGCGCATCAACCTGCTGCATGGCGACGTCGTGGTGTGGGGTGGCGAAGATCGCTTGCGCTTTCATGGCGTGCTGCCGATCAAGCCTGGCTACCAACCCCAATTGGGCGAGCAACGTATCAATTTCACGTTCAGAAAAGCGATGTGA
- a CDS encoding Domain of uncharacterised function (DUF1883), with protein sequence MKFVHQREHLNEDDLVVIECSQLCNIRLMNDSNFRSFKNGGRHTYHGGAFDRFPAKIAAPSTGFWNITIDTSGRKMDSNGGRKTTFTHSIKIVRRSASRLS encoded by the coding sequence ATGAAATTCGTACACCAGCGCGAGCACCTCAATGAAGACGATCTGGTCGTCATCGAGTGTTCCCAGCTCTGCAATATTCGCCTGATGAACGATTCAAACTTCCGCAGCTTCAAGAACGGCGGGCGCCACACCTATCACGGCGGCGCATTCGACCGGTTCCCCGCCAAAATCGCCGCGCCGAGCACCGGTTTCTGGAACATCACCATCGATACGTCGGGTCGCAAGATGGATTCCAACGGTGGGCGCAAGACTACCTTTACTCACTCGATCAAAATCGTTCGCCGCTCAGCTTCCCGACTGAGCTAA
- a CDS encoding lipoprotein produces the protein MKLAVVILALAMTGCATVADIEHTPATMSVMSGKSPKEYAACFVGKISESRKPPVVMDHHDGLRVIVAQKLSKDPAAVLDIESRSNGSSIKVYERLSNLPIRPKDVQAAATHCISG, from the coding sequence ATGAAATTGGCCGTCGTGATTTTGGCTCTGGCGATGACTGGCTGTGCCACTGTCGCAGATATCGAACATACCCCAGCCACCATGAGTGTCATGTCCGGAAAAAGCCCGAAAGAGTACGCTGCGTGCTTTGTCGGCAAGATCTCTGAAAGTCGCAAGCCGCCGGTGGTGATGGACCATCATGATGGCTTGCGGGTCATTGTGGCGCAGAAGCTCAGCAAAGACCCGGCAGCTGTTCTGGACATCGAAAGCCGATCCAACGGCAGCTCAATCAAGGTTTACGAGCGCCTGTCCAATCTACCGATTCGGCCAAAAGACGTACAGGCTGCTGCGACCCACTGCATTTCCGGCTGA
- a CDS encoding lipoprotein translates to MIRLLSIIAVLGLAGCATSSNTYLKNGKQGLSIDCSGEAMSWASCYEKADASCAGTGYEIVGTDGTPQPRESDKTLGVDVGNYKSRSVLVVCK, encoded by the coding sequence ATGATCCGATTGTTGTCCATTATTGCTGTACTGGGCCTGGCAGGCTGCGCAACGTCCTCCAACACCTACCTGAAAAACGGCAAGCAAGGCCTGAGCATTGACTGCTCCGGGGAAGCCATGTCGTGGGCCAGCTGTTACGAGAAAGCCGACGCCTCTTGCGCGGGCACCGGCTATGAAATCGTCGGCACGGACGGTACGCCACAACCCAGGGAGAGCGACAAAACCCTGGGCGTCGATGTGGGCAACTATAAAAGCCGCAGCGTACTGGTGGTGTGCAAGTAG
- the gtaB gene encoding UTP--glucose-1-phosphate uridylyltransferase and type codes for MIKKCLFPAAGYGTRFLPATKAMPKEMLPVVNKPLIQYGVEEALDAGLNEISIVTGRGKRALEDHFDISYELENQIKGTDKEKYLVGIRRLIDECSFSYTRQTEMKGLGHAILSGRPLIGNESFAVVLADDLCVNLEGEGVLAQMVKLHKHYGCSIVAIQEVDPAETHKYGVIAGEEIKPGLFRVTDMVEKPKPEDAPSNLAIIGRYILTPDIFEKIEATEPGKGGEIQITDALMKQAAEGNVLAYKFQGTRFDCGGAEGYIEATNFCFEHFYKKGS; via the coding sequence ATGATCAAGAAATGCTTGTTCCCAGCAGCCGGTTACGGCACTCGCTTTTTGCCAGCGACCAAAGCCATGCCCAAAGAGATGCTGCCGGTGGTCAACAAGCCACTGATCCAATACGGCGTGGAAGAAGCACTTGATGCAGGCTTGAATGAAATTTCCATCGTTACGGGTCGTGGCAAGCGCGCACTGGAAGACCACTTCGATATCAGCTACGAGCTGGAAAACCAGATCAAAGGCACCGACAAGGAAAAATATCTGGTCGGCATCCGTCGCCTGATCGACGAGTGCAGCTTCTCTTACACTCGTCAGACTGAAATGAAAGGTCTGGGTCATGCGATCCTCAGCGGTCGCCCGCTGATTGGCAACGAATCGTTTGCCGTGGTACTGGCCGATGACCTGTGTGTGAATCTGGAAGGCGAAGGCGTCCTGGCCCAGATGGTCAAGCTGCACAAGCACTACGGTTGCTCGATCGTCGCCATTCAGGAGGTCGATCCAGCTGAAACCCATAAATACGGTGTGATCGCAGGCGAAGAGATCAAGCCTGGCCTGTTCCGTGTGACCGACATGGTTGAAAAACCAAAGCCGGAAGACGCACCTTCGAACCTGGCAATCATTGGTCGCTACATCCTGACGCCGGATATCTTCGAGAAGATCGAAGCGACCGAGCCAGGCAAAGGCGGTGAGATTCAAATTACCGACGCCCTGATGAAGCAGGCTGCCGAAGGTAATGTACTGGCCTATAAATTCCAGGGCACGCGCTTCGATTGCGGTGGCGCTGAAGGCTACATCGAAGCCACAAACTTCTGCTTCGAGCACTTCTACAAAAAAGGCAGCTAA